DNA sequence from the Pomacea canaliculata isolate SZHN2017 linkage group LG7, ASM307304v1, whole genome shotgun sequence genome:
ACAGCAGCAACCCCATCAACGGCGATTGCAgcagtgacaacaacaacaataaccagCCGCGGAAATTCAAGCGACGGGAACACGAAGGCAGGGTTAATAACTGATCTGTAAAGAAGATTAAAGTATGCATATAAgcatttcaaatggatttatttatGCTATTTCAATAATGCATTCCAAGAACATCACTCCATTTGATTTGACTACATTTGTTTAAAGGTCAACTCTTTGTTGTCTTTAAGCTGGGCTCACCATCGGATGAGAGTGAAATTCCTTCGGATCATCCATCTTCCGAGCTAAGCGTGCGAAAAAACCTTAACCCATACTCACAAATTcatttacaaagaaacacatttctaaaaagcattttatttgaaaattttatttatcagcaacgtgtctttgacctttgataTCCAGATGCCTGCTAAGTTCAGGGTTATTGAATGGCTTGTAACGCTAATTATAAGGCAAACTTCTTatgcacacatgtatatatatattacttgtCATAgctaaagtaaacaaagaaatgaggaataactacaaaataaagatgaacaAACAGACTAATACAGGCTTTAAACCATCATCAATATTTTCTGGTAAATCTATCAGAAATGAGATATAGTTTATTAACAAAACACCATTGCATACAGCTTCACgtaaaatgtattattgttGTAATGATATGGTCTTGTCCACATTAAATAATGGAAAACACTGTGGGAAAATTTGCTatacaaaatgttattattagTACTCTATCTGAATTTCATTTTATAGAGATCCTGGTAGATGATGAAAAACACAGCACACAAATGCCGCACACAAATCTTCCTCCTATGCCTTAAAAAGGGGAGGTCACTGGGATTATAATTGCAAGAGCGCTTGATTtagttatctctctttctgaATGCAACATTATAaggattacaataataataataaaagtaataaagtaaCATTTTGTGTACCTCTTTGCTGCGGACGTAGACAAGCTCAGTGCACTTTACATTCACAATCTATGAGAAACTAAAGTGAAACACAGTAAAGAGACAGCCGAGATATGAAGTAGCTACACTGTGTATCACAGGGTGAGGTTATGATTTCAAAGAGCTTTTTTGTTGACTCTTTGTGCAAGTTTCTGCTGTGAAGTAAAACGACTACTTCACTTGATAATATTGGGATTTGTTAAGTCGTTTCCTTTGTCACTAATGAATGCATAAGGAAATAAACTGATGAAAGCGAACTAATACAATGTTGGTTACTGCAAGTTTCATGTCGATACAAGGAGGAGATTTGAGacaagtttccttttttttaccCCCTTCTTCCTTGTCGGAAGTTATTCTCAATCGCTATATTGTATCTCTACATACTTCATGATTATTTGCAgctatgtttgtaaatatatactaATGTTAGTGTTTGTAGCTGGTTATCGAAATAGACGATTGATATCACATAATAAAAGACAATTGAGATAACTTCCAAAAACGAAACTGtcaagaataagaaagaaatcggaaaaaagttaaagtatcaatcaagaaaataaatttttaaaaaatagctgcAATGCCTGAAACATAAATTTTCCAACTGTATCAAAGAGTggttcaaaaataataaaaggactCCCTGTAAAGACAAGCTCAAGACATTGACTCTTAACATGAGTCACAACCGTTTCCTTCACGGGTGTGTGGAAGAAAacgaaattgaaagaaaataaggaactGCAGATGGCTAAATTGGTTGATCTCTATCATTTACACAGCAAACCTTTATCGTGCGCAGCTTCAGAGgttccaaagaaaaagaaaataagaatgaaaatcCAAGAGTACTTTTTCCTGATAGGTTTTTTGTCCTTCGACTGTGAAAATGgaacaagaattatttttgcctgtaagtagtttacatttttctacGTTCCATACAGCTGTTTGTTTGATTAATTTAACTATCCCTAATTATATTGAAAATTTTCTGATTCTTTATTCTTAATTAAGTAGTAATATCATGacctttgaaattttttttttattgtccttttgtttcgcatatttttgttatgaatCGCGATagtatgttttaaatatcttaGATCATTTTTCTTTACTAACTCTTAATTACACAATTTGCAAATTaaaatctttgtcattttttttttatattatgtcctaaattatatttcttgtaaCTGAAGATCGAAACCTCTATTCTTTTAAAGGTACAGTAACGGACAAAGAAGCACCCCACGAGAACATAACAATTCAAGATAACACACAAGCTGATTTCATTTACCACCTAAGAGTCAACACCAGCCAGACTTTCAACGATACGATTTTCGTAATTGAAACTAAGTTGTGCGAAATTGAAAAATATCACGATGTGTGCCGATGCCGATGGATTCCTGGGAAGAATGCCGAGTGTAGAAAACACAGAGATGTTTTCATGTGTGAGGCTGACAACCACGTGATGCGCTTCTCTCTACTTGTCAGGCGGACATATAGCCACATCCTGTGGGAACTCTACAGACCAAATTTGGCTCTGGTTATGCTAAAAACTAGTAATCTACAAGTCATTTGTAAGCgaattttattttggcaatcgTTAATTGTGCTTATTTTTAGATGCACGGCAAATATCTTTATTGGTGTGTTCAGCCCcacatttttaaagattattatgTCTAGCTACTAATAACATGTATTTTggtcttttttctatttcaacTATTTCTCCTGTTGCTTTAAAAATTCCttactttatcattttttattccCTTGTGTGTGTAGCGTATATAACTAAGTGTAAGAGGGATgatcgagagaaaaaaagagagtgagaagcagaaaggagagagagggaatatatatctttataaaaaaaattacagattttttgttaaaaaaagtataacttGTTAGAATATTTGTGGATTACATTGTTTCCTACAGACCCGCCAAAAGTCACAGGGCTGCAGGTGAATGGACGAGAAACTAACGAGACTTTCGTAGTTGACGAGAACCAGATGCTCAGAGTCTCGTGCACCTTCGAA
Encoded proteins:
- the LOC112568396 gene encoding uncharacterized protein LOC112568396, with protein sequence MAKLVDLYHLHSKPLSCAASEVPKKKKIRMKIQEYFFLIGFLSFDCENGTRIIFACTVTDKEAPHENITIQDNTQADFIYHLRVNTSQTFNDTIFVIETKLCEIEKYHDVCRCRWIPGKNAECRKHRDVFMCEADNHVMRFSLLVRRTYSHILWELYRPNLALVMLKTSNLQVIYPPKVTGLQVNGRETNETFVVDENQMLRVSCTFENGNPPVSFLIRDKTRQRHNSTKQEGGPLVISLEGSHCHDIWPVITCEAPGSELNRSVAILVRCLPELFHTGYHLLALDRVLQEGLTFRMRSYTTNIKKCMMTKFPPQPIIKQVPCALKGRVPELRLFLSPAMVSWTDEGIWMLHVFTEMGDSNITFVLTNTTTDSRGGDTAVTDGNITIKTCEFNF